In a genomic window of Chrysemys picta bellii isolate R12L10 chromosome 1, ASM1138683v2, whole genome shotgun sequence:
- the LOC101940241 gene encoding putative protein ARB2BP isoform X1 yields the protein MENPKTELNEITIRPSQCPKVNMDLQMEPELSFRKLVESSECPEQLKYDFNKNGELKHLDTNEPFVFNYYKNAHESNHKRYQVLGHLITRYVYELLERVCKLQKVHIPTDATEDEPRSLFFISEKALTNSSSLIVLLQDRGVFRAGQWGLKTIIHEGLDPGTQIPFIKTALQCYGGVIVLNPNDNFIDLKMEDEWLSLSTKEESSTVNSSCWIPKRCSSSPEEHTIYIWDNFISKSAAKNVAFIAHGYGGLVFINLLMQRTWEVMNKVYSVALIDSMHHTLHQVKNNPHVQEWIQKHCREWITNSKPLDRPTGSLVKVDCPTVSAGTEKYSLAPSSTLQAIFKYLKSTLKAKNTVALSRSPIVTRSSKNKKRGNTC from the exons ATGGAG AATCCCAAGACAGAACTGAATGAAATCACCATAAGACCTTCCCAGTGCCCTAAAGTAAACATGGAT TTGCAAATGGAGCCGGAGTTAAGCTTCAGGAAATTAGTAGAGAGTTCAGAGTGTCCAGAACAACTGAAATATGACTTCAACAAAAATGGTGAACTGAAGCATCTAGATACCAATGAGCCCTTTGTCTTTAATTATTATAAAAATGCACATGAGAGTAACCATAAACGCTATCAAGTTCTGGGGCATCTCATTACACGGTATGTTTATGAGCTCTTGGAAAGAGTCTGCAAGCTTCAGAAAGTCCACATCCCAACAGATGCTACAGAAGATGAACCCAGGAGTTTATTTTTCATCAGTGAGAAAGCATTAACTAATTCCTCAAGCCTAATCGTGCTCCTACAAGACCGTGGAGTCTTTCGGGCTGGTCAATGGGGGCTGAAGACCATAATCCATGAGGGCCTGGACCCTGGAACTCAAATACCATTCATTAAAACAGCCCTTCAGTGCTATGGAGGAGTGATTGTTTTAAATCCCAATGACAATTTCATTGATCTGAAGATGGAAGATGAGTGGTTAAGTTTATCTACCAAGGAAGAATCTTCCACTGTAAATTCCTCCTGCTGGATCCCAAAGagatgcagcagcagccctgAAGAGCACACCATTTACATTTGGGACAATTTTATTTCAAAGAGCGCAGCCAAGAATGTTGCCTTCATTGCCCATGGCTACGGAGGCTTGGTTTTCATCAACCTGCTCATGCAGAGAACATGGGAAGTGATGAATAAAGTGTATTCTGTGGCACTTATTGACTCCATGCACCACACATTACACCAGGTGAAAAATAATCCACATGTGCAAGAATGGATACAGAAACATTGCCGTGAATGGATAACAAACAGTAAACCTCTAGATAGACCCACAGGTTCCCTTGTGAAAGTGGACTGTCCTACAGTCTCTGCTGGGACTGAAAAATACAGTTTAGCACCATCCTCCACCTTACAGGCCATTTTCAAGTACCTGAAGAGCACACTGAAAGCTAAGAACACAGTAGCTTTATCTCGTTCTCCTATTGTAACAAGGAGCAGCAAAAATAAGAAGAgaggcaatacatgctga
- the LOC101940241 gene encoding putative protein ARB2BP isoform X2, translated as MDLQMEPELSFRKLVESSECPEQLKYDFNKNGELKHLDTNEPFVFNYYKNAHESNHKRYQVLGHLITRYVYELLERVCKLQKVHIPTDATEDEPRSLFFISEKALTNSSSLIVLLQDRGVFRAGQWGLKTIIHEGLDPGTQIPFIKTALQCYGGVIVLNPNDNFIDLKMEDEWLSLSTKEESSTVNSSCWIPKRCSSSPEEHTIYIWDNFISKSAAKNVAFIAHGYGGLVFINLLMQRTWEVMNKVYSVALIDSMHHTLHQVKNNPHVQEWIQKHCREWITNSKPLDRPTGSLVKVDCPTVSAGTEKYSLAPSSTLQAIFKYLKSTLKAKNTVALSRSPIVTRSSKNKKRGNTC; from the exons ATGGAT TTGCAAATGGAGCCGGAGTTAAGCTTCAGGAAATTAGTAGAGAGTTCAGAGTGTCCAGAACAACTGAAATATGACTTCAACAAAAATGGTGAACTGAAGCATCTAGATACCAATGAGCCCTTTGTCTTTAATTATTATAAAAATGCACATGAGAGTAACCATAAACGCTATCAAGTTCTGGGGCATCTCATTACACGGTATGTTTATGAGCTCTTGGAAAGAGTCTGCAAGCTTCAGAAAGTCCACATCCCAACAGATGCTACAGAAGATGAACCCAGGAGTTTATTTTTCATCAGTGAGAAAGCATTAACTAATTCCTCAAGCCTAATCGTGCTCCTACAAGACCGTGGAGTCTTTCGGGCTGGTCAATGGGGGCTGAAGACCATAATCCATGAGGGCCTGGACCCTGGAACTCAAATACCATTCATTAAAACAGCCCTTCAGTGCTATGGAGGAGTGATTGTTTTAAATCCCAATGACAATTTCATTGATCTGAAGATGGAAGATGAGTGGTTAAGTTTATCTACCAAGGAAGAATCTTCCACTGTAAATTCCTCCTGCTGGATCCCAAAGagatgcagcagcagccctgAAGAGCACACCATTTACATTTGGGACAATTTTATTTCAAAGAGCGCAGCCAAGAATGTTGCCTTCATTGCCCATGGCTACGGAGGCTTGGTTTTCATCAACCTGCTCATGCAGAGAACATGGGAAGTGATGAATAAAGTGTATTCTGTGGCACTTATTGACTCCATGCACCACACATTACACCAGGTGAAAAATAATCCACATGTGCAAGAATGGATACAGAAACATTGCCGTGAATGGATAACAAACAGTAAACCTCTAGATAGACCCACAGGTTCCCTTGTGAAAGTGGACTGTCCTACAGTCTCTGCTGGGACTGAAAAATACAGTTTAGCACCATCCTCCACCTTACAGGCCATTTTCAAGTACCTGAAGAGCACACTGAAAGCTAAGAACACAGTAGCTTTATCTCGTTCTCCTATTGTAACAAGGAGCAGCAAAAATAAGAAGAgaggcaatacatgctga
- the TRMT10C gene encoding tRNA methyltransferase 10 homolog C: protein MKFFNIVLRSIVRHPVFPFAMRNGTKKDLFLTTPQGSFPCRTMILSPALKKQISSSPTEKLDLDEWKNVMRSGRQEEVSETSESEEDSTLAATRELVEMWRLAGKTVPENINEEELKTLMECSTKSSKKKYLKYLAVKEKVKKASKVKQEKRKEAKKERLEKAKENDTGELKNTFLLQFWSKSMDKMYNWRTAQAMIFGQPLVFDMAYENYMSRREMENTVNQLMESEGRNRRAMDPFHLHFCNLKVDGPYHKEFAKRYGEAWNNLLVTVTEQSHTDVFPRDKLIYLTADSPNVMKTFEHDKIYIVGSMVDRNIQTGLSLAHAKRLKLTTQRLPLERYLKWESGAKNLTLDQMIRILLTLKDTGDWMEALKFVPKRKYEVFVDTSLYSKRKTDAGRRTKVSEFSNSQEKVKKPFVENSFRKQTQKKWWVAEES, encoded by the coding sequence ATGAAGTTTTTTAATATCGTTCTGAGAAGCATTGTGAGACATCCTGTTTTTCCGTTTGCTATGCGAAATGGGACCaaaaaagatttgtttttaacAACTCCCCAGGGGTCATTTCCATGTAGAACAATGATTTTGTCTCCTGCCCTGAAGAAGCAGATTTCATCCAGCCCCACTGAGAAGCTAGATTTGGATGAGTGGAAAAATGTCATGAGATCTGGAAGGCAAGAGGAAGTCAGTGAGACATCTGAGAGTGAGGAGGATTCCACTTTAGCTGCCACAAGGGAACTTGTGGAGATGTGGAGGCTAGCTGGCAAAACTGTTCCAGAAAATATCAATGAAGAAGAGTTAAAGACCCTTATGGAATGTTCCACTAAGTCATCCAAAAAGAAGTATTTAAAATACTTAGCTGTCAAAGAAAAAGTGAAGAAAGCTAGTAAAGTAAAGCAGGAAAAGCGAAAGGAAGCAAAGAAGGAAAGGCTGGAAAAGGCTAAAGAAAATGATACTGGTGAGCTGAAGAATACTTTCTTATTGCAGTTTTGGTCCAAGTCTATGGATAAGATGTATAACTGGAGGACTGCTCAGGCTATGATCTTTGGCCAGCCTCTAGTATTTGACATGGCTTACGAAAATTACATGTCACGTAGAGAAATGGAGAACACAGTGAATCAGCTAATGGAGTCCGAAGGGCGGAATCGAAGAGCTATGGATCCTTTTCACTTACATTTCTGTAATCTCAAAGTAGATGGCCCATATCATAAAGAATTTGCTAAGCGCTATGGAGAGGCATGGAACAACTTACTTGTGACTGTGACAGAACAGTCTCACACAGATGTCTTTCCAAGAGACAAGCTCATCTACTTAACTGCTGACTCTCCCAATGTAATGAAGACGTTTGAGCATGATAAAATTTATATAGTTGGATCAATGGTTGACAGGAATATACAGACTGGACTCTCTCTTGCACATGCAAAACGCTTGAAATTAACAACTCAACGTCTTCCACTCGAGAGGTACTTGAAGTGGGAAAGTGGTGCCAAAAATCTCACATTGGACCAAATGATTCGTATTTTATTAACTTTAAAAGACACTGGAGATTGGATGGAGGCGCTGAAATTTGTTCCAAAAAGAAAATACGAAGTTTTTGTAGATACGTCTTTATATTCAAAGCGTAAAACTGATGCAGGGCGAAGAACAAAGGTGTCTGAATTTAGCAATAGTCAGGAAAAGGTAAAGAAGCCCTTTGTAGAGAATTCCTTCAGGAAGCAAACACAGAAAAAATGGTGGGTAGCTGAAGAATCTTAA
- the TXNL4B gene encoding thioredoxin-like protein 4B, whose amino-acid sequence MSFLLPKLTSKKEVDQAIKSVAEKVLVLRFGKDDDPVCLQLDDILAKTSHDLSKMAAIYLVDVNKVPVYTQYFDISYIPSTVFFFNGQHMKVDYGSPDHTKFVGSFKTKQDFIDLIEVIYRGAMRGKLIVQSPIDPKNVPKYDLLYQGI is encoded by the exons ATGAGCTTCCTGCTGCCCAAACTGACCAGTAAAAAGGAAGTGGATCAGGCAATAAAAAGTGTAGCAGAGAAAGTTTTGGTTCTTCGATTTGGGAAAGATGATGATCCTGTTTGTCTGCAATTGGATGATATT CTTGCAAAGACATCTCATGACTTAAGTAAAATGGCAGCCATTTACTTGGTGGATGTGAACAAGGTGCCAGTGTACACCCAGTATTTTGACATCAGTTATATTCCATCTACTGTCTTTTTCTTCAATGGACAGCACATGAAAGTGGATTATGG GTCTCCAGATCACACTAAATTTGTGGGAAGCTTTAAAACAAAGCAAGACTTCATAGATTTGATTGAAGTGATTTACCGTGGAGCAATGCGTGGAAAGCTCATCGTACAAAGTCCTATTGATCCAAAAAATGTTCCCAAATATGACCTTCTCTATCAAGgaatttaa